Proteins encoded by one window of Carassius auratus strain Wakin chromosome 8, ASM336829v1, whole genome shotgun sequence:
- the arih2 gene encoding E3 ubiquitin-protein ligase ARIH2 — MSVDMSSQASDSNEEIEDDEDAGEGDIPDYYDGIDDDVAIEEPFDPEEYQFNCLTYRESQRVLTEQVNNVASALKVSPAVAKLVLVHFHWQVSQILERCKSNSSQLLCEAHAQPTSICRSLTAGTSQQCGVCLQLVRRDTLLSLPCQHSFCKACWEQHCTVLVKDGVGVEISCMAQDCSLRMPDDFVLPLLPSEELKDKYRRYLFRDCVESHFQLQLCPGADCPIVIQVQKPRARRVQCSLCEEVFCFKCRQMYHAPTDCATIRKWLTKCADDSETANYISAHTKDCPKCNICIEKNGGCNHMQCSKCKHDFCWMCLGDWKTHGSEYYECSRYKENPDIVNQSQQAQAREALKKYLFYFERWENHNKSMQLEAQTYQRIQEKIQERVMNNLGTWIDWQYLQNAAKLLAKCRYTLQYTYPYAYYMESGPRKKLFEYQQAQLEAEIENLSWKVERADSYERGEPSANDRGDLENQMHIAEQKRRTLLKDFHDT, encoded by the exons ATGTCTGTGGATATGAGTAGCCAAGCCTCAGACAGTAACGAGGAAATCGAAGATGATGAAGACGCCGGAGAGGGTGACATCCCTGATTATTATGATGGAATTGATGATGACGTGGCGATAGAAGAACCGTTTGACCCAGAAGAATACCAATTCAATTGCTTGACGTACAGGGAGAGCCAGAGGGTACTAACTGAACAAGTCAACAATGTAGCTAGTGCCCTAAAG gTGTCACCAGCTGTAGCCAAACTGGTCCTTGTACATTTTCACTGGCAAGTGTCACAAATACTCGAAAG GTGTAAGTCCAATTCCTCTCAGTTGCTATGTGAAGCCCATGCTCAGCCCACAAGCATCTGCCGATCTCTCACT GCCGGGACGTCACAGCAGTGTGGGGTGTGTCTGCAGCTGGTCCGGAGAGACACTCTCCTCTCTCTACCCTGTCAGCACTCCTTCTGCAAGGCATGCTGGGAGCAGCACTGCACTGTACTTGTCAAAGATGGCGTGGGAGTTg AGATCTCCTGCATGGCGCAGGACTGCTCTCTTCGCATGCCAGATGATTTTGTTCTTCCTCTGCTGCCCAGCGAGGAACTGAAAGACAAATACAGACGCTACCTCTTCAGGGATTGTGTGGAG AGTCATTTCCAGCTGCAGTTGTGTCCTGGTGCCGACTGTCCAATAGTTATACAGGTGCAGAAACCTCGAGCTCGTAGAGTCCAATGCAGCCTCTGCGAAGAAGTCTTCTg ttTTAAGTGCAGACAGATGTATCACGCACCCACAGATTGTGCTACCATCCGCAAATGGCTGACCAAATGTGCAGATGACTCCGAAACAGCCAACTACATCAGTGCACACACTAAAGAC TGCCCTAAGTGCAATATCTGCATTGAGAAGAATGGAGGGTGCAACCACATG caatgTTCAAAGTGTAAACATG ATTTCTGCTGGATGTGTCTGGGAGATTGGAAGACTCATGGCAGTGAGTACTACGAGTGCAGTCGTTACAAAGAGAATCCTGACATCGTGAATCAGAGCCAGCAGGCCCAGGCCAGAGAGGCCCTCAAAAAATACCTGTTCTACTTTGAGAGG TGGGAGAACCACAATAAGAGCATGCAACTGGAGGCACAGACATACCAGCGGATCCAGGAGAAGATTCAGGAGCGAGTTATGAATAACCTGGGCACCTGGATTGACTGGCAGTACCTGCAGAATGCTGCCAAGCTACTAGCCAAG TGTCGTTACACACTGCAGTACACTTATCCTTATGCCTACTACATGGAGTCTGGACCCCGCAAAAAATTG TTTGAGTATCAGCAAGCACAGCTGGAGGCGGAGATCGAGAACTTGTCATGGAAAGTGGAGAGAGCAGACAGTTATGAGAGAGGAGAGCCGAGCGCTAATGATAGAGGG
- the xpc gene encoding DNA repair protein complementing XP-C cells, translated as MAKRKETQQKTDTKKPKQIAKNRPASKTRKTKEKSMVDKNNRKNSRVASRASRKIRDSSDETTSKYFQDSEVKTEEPEEMSDHGEEMIPMLSEHSSPSKQVKEDEEESEDEDDWEEVEEMTEPLGPVDSAELAVVSKPVEIEIETPDMVRKRQRKEKRKAEFETYLRRMMKRFNKELLVDTHKVHLLCLLAGGLFRSRLCCEPDLLAIVLSILPAHFTSVATKRINSGFLEGLLKWFQMTFTLNPALPEEKGVELSAVLERRIGCLSARDHEEMTYLFLMVLRSLRLFCRLVLSLQPLPLKPPPASKNKTTPTKSSPEKDESEKPKISPGTKRPSSAHNAAVKEGRGGKRKKTKEEGGEKEAAAVQKPKNSRRRSIASKVSYKEVSSEEEEKQSEEDFQPTNEDDSEDSDGAMKVCRKSKVKGKGRAPRRSSEVKQEEESEEDEEEEEKPVKKQRRKRKEEKGADEWLEVYLESTGKWVCVDVDQGVGQPQLCSHQATQPITYVVAVDDEGYLKDLSSRYDPTWLTSSRRRRVDSEWWEETMELYKSPDAERGQKEDQEMQAKLLDKPLPTSVSEYKNHPLYALKRHLLKYEAIYPSTAAVLGYCRGEPVYSRDCVHTLHSRDTWLKEARTVRLGEEPYKMVLGFSNRSRKARMMSEQKDVKDLPLFGVWQTEEYQPPIAVDGKIPRNEFGNVYMFKSCMLPVGCVHLRLPNLHRVARKLNIDCATAVTGFDYHCGFAHAVNDGYIVCEEHQEILKEAWENEQDIQQKKEQEKREKRVVANWTLLVKGLLIKERLKRRYGHQGLASGAGLKQEKEGLSSDEEEEGGAQTDPPSLTSSWPQNRQEEQEEKIVRRVTKREKRGEQKHLFPFEKV; from the exons ATGGCAAAGAGAAAAGAGACACAGCAGAAAACCGACACAAAGAAACCGAAGCAGATTGCAAAGAACAGACCAGCATCCAAAACACGAAAAACTAAAG AAAAAAGTATGGTGGACAAAAACAACCGCAAAAACTCCAGGGTGGCATCTCGTGCATCCAGAAAGATCAGAGATTCCTCTGATGAGACAACAAGCAAGTACTTCCAGGACAGTGAAGTGAAAACCGAAGAGCCAGAGGAAATGAGTGACCACGGTGAGGAGATGATCCCCATGCTCAGTGAACACTCATCACCATCAAAACAAGTCAAAGAAGACGAGGAAGAGAGTGAGGATGAGGACGACTGGGAGGAAGTGGAAG AAATGACAGAACCGCTGGGTCCCGTGGACTCAGCTGAACTAGCAGTTGTGTCAAAACCTGTGGAGATTGAGATCGAGACTCCAGACATGGTTCGCAAGAGGCAGAGGAA GGAGAAAAGGAAAGCAGAGTTTGAAACCTACCTTCGTCGAATGATGAAACGATTTAACAAGGAACTGCTGGTGGATACccacaag GTCCACCTTCTCTGCTTGTTGGCAGGCGGTTTATTCCGAAGCAGACTGTGCTGTGAGCCTGACCTGTTGGCTATTGTTTTGTCAATACTGCCTGCCCACTTTACCTCAGTTGCCACAAAACGCATAAACAGTGGCTTCCTGGAGGGGCTTCTCAAATG GTTTCAAATGACATTCACATTAAACCCTGCCTTACCTGAGGAGAAGGGGGTGGAGTTGAGCGCGGTGCTCGAAAGGCGAATTGGCTGTTTATCAGCAAGGGACCATGAGGAGATGACCTAT cTGTTCTTAATGGTGTTGCGGTCACTGCGACTCTTCTGTCGATTGGTGCTGTCACTGCAACCCCTTCCTCTGAAGCCACCACCTGCTAGCAAG aaCAAGACCACACCTACCAAGAGCTCTCCAGAAAAAGATGAGTCTGAGAAGCCCAAGATATCTCCTGGAACCAAACGCCCATCATCAGCCCATAATGCTGCAGTAAAAGAGGGAAGAggtggaaagagaaagaaaacgaaAGAGGAAGGAGGAGAGAAAGAGGCTGCAGCGGTACAGAAACCCAAAAACAGCCGAAGAAGAAGTATAGCTTCAAAAGTGTCATACAAAGAAGTCAGCAGCGAGGAAGAGGAGAAGCAGAGTGAGGAAGACTTTCAACCAACCAATGAGGACGACAGTGAAGACTCTGACGGGGCTATGAAAGTATGCAGGAAGTCAAAGGTGAAAGGAAAAGGTCGGGCTCCTCGGAGGTCGAGCGAGGTCAAACAAGAGGAGGAAAGTgaagaggatgaagaagaggaagagaaaccgGTGAAGAAACAACGACGTAAAAGAAAGGAGGAGAAAGGCGCGGATGAGTGGTTGGAGGTTTATTTGGAAAGTACAGGGAAGTGGGTGTGTGTTGATGTGGATCAAGGTGTTGGCCAGCCGCAGCTCTGCTCCCATCAGGCCACTCAGCCAATCACTTACGTGGTGGCCGTTGATGACGAAGGGTACCTGAAAGATCTTAGCAGCAGGTATGACCCCACGTGGCTGACATCATCACGCCGAAGACGGGTCGACTCAGAATGGTGGGAGGAGACTATGGAGCTCTACAAGTCTCCAGATGCTGAAAGAGGACAGAAGGAGGATCAGGAG ATGCAGGCAAAGTTATTGGACAAGCCCTTGCCGACATCCGTCTCAGAATACAAGAACCATCCACTGTACGCACTAAAGAGGCACCTGCTAAAATACGAGGCCATCTACCCCTCTACAGCCGCTGTCCTGGGGTACTGCAGAGGAGAGCCAGTCTATTCACG AGACTGTGTGCACACGCTTCATTCTAGAGATACCTGGCTGAAGGAAGCAAGAACCGTTCGACTGGGAGAGGAGCCATACAAG ATGGTGCTTGGTTTTTCCAACCGTTCTCGTAAAGCCAGGATGATGTCCGAGCAGAAAGATGTCAAAGATCTGCCTCTTTTTGGAGTCTGGCAAACTGAAGAGTACCAGCCTCCGATCGCAGTTGATGGCAAA ATACCTCGTAATGAGTTCGGGAACGTGTACATGTTTAAGTCATGCATGTTACCAGTAGGATGTGTTCACCTACGTTTGCCAAATCTGCACAGAGTGGCTCGAAAACTGAACATAGACTGTGCTACAGCAGTGACGGGTTTTGACTACCATTGTGGATTTGCACATGCAGT TAACGATGGCTATATCGTCTGTGAAGAACACCAAGAAATCCTGAAAGAAGCTTGGGAAAATGAGCAAGATATCCAGCAAAAGAAAGAACAAGAG AAACGTGAAAAGCGCGTGGTGGCTAACTGGACACTACTGGTCAAAGGCCTGTTGATAAAAGAGAGGCTGAAGCGTCGCTATGGGCATCAGGGGCTGGCATCAGGGGCGGGGCTTAAGCAAGAAAAAGAAGGCCTGTCCtcagatgaggaggaagagggcgGGGCTCAGACAGATCCACCCTCTCTGACTAGTTCATGGCCACAGAACAGACAAGAGGAACAAGAGGAAAAGATTGTAAGGCGTGTAACTAAACGAGAGAAACGTGGAGAGCAGAAACATCTCTTCCCTTTTGAAAAAGTTTGA